The following are encoded together in the Hemicordylus capensis ecotype Gifberg chromosome 4, rHemCap1.1.pri, whole genome shotgun sequence genome:
- the NRAS gene encoding GTPase NRas produces the protein MTEYKLVVVGAGGVGKSALTIQLIQNHFVDEYDPTIEDSYRKQVVIDGETCLLDILDTAGQEEYSAMRDQYMRTGEGFLCVFAINNSKSFADINLYREQIKRVKDSEDVPMVLVGNKCDLPTRTVDTKQAQEVAKSYGIPFIETSAKTRQGVEDAFYTLVREIRQYRMKRLNSSEDGNQGCMGLPCLVM, from the exons ATGACTGAGTacaagctggtggtggtgggtgctggTGGTGTTGGGAAAAGTGCCTTGACTATCCAGCTCATCCAGAATCATTTTGTGGATGAATATGATCCAACCATAGAG GATTCCTATCGGAAACAGGTAGTTATTGATGGAGAGACTTGTTTGCTAGACATCCTGGACACAGCAGGGCAAGAGGAGTATAGTGCCATGAGGGACCAATATATGAGAACTGGTGAAGGCTTTCTCTGCGTGTTTGCAATTAACAACAGCAAATCATTTGCTGATATTAATCTTTACAG AGAACAGATTAAAAGAGTGAAAGATTCGGAAGATGTACCAATGGTGTTAGTCGGAAATAAGTGTGATCTGCCAACACGGACAGTAGATACCAAACAGGCTCAGGAAGTAGCCAAGAGCTATGGGATCCCCTTCATTGAGACATCTGCCAAAACAAGACAG GGTGTTGAAGATGCCTTTTACACACTGGTAAGGGAGATCCGCCAATATCGAATGAAAAGACTCAACAGCAGTGAAGATGGGAATCAAGGCTGCATGGGGCTACCATGCCTTGTGATGTGA